A single window of Bacteroidota bacterium DNA harbors:
- a CDS encoding outer membrane beta-barrel protein, which translates to MNKKNIFIVAAALMIFSSQAIAQSFGINFTLGFPQGEFKDNLSRTGIGIGGEILFPTAPGVPVEWGFDLAFVNYGNETRRAPLSNTIPDLTVDVTRSNNIVLGHALIRIAPPSTLFKPYVELIAGGSYMYTQTSLLERFSGKETISDQNFSDWAFSYGGGAGLMFTVYDQMGTRVMVDIKARYLMGTKAEYLTEGDVIINTQNATVSYNTRKSKTDILLAQIGVNLSFSSMFL; encoded by the coding sequence ATGAACAAGAAGAATATATTTATTGTTGCCGCTGCCTTAATGATATTTTCATCACAGGCTATTGCTCAAAGTTTTGGCATAAATTTTACTCTCGGTTTCCCACAGGGTGAATTCAAAGACAACCTCTCAAGAACCGGTATCGGTATCGGTGGTGAAATTCTTTTCCCCACAGCACCCGGTGTACCTGTCGAATGGGGTTTCGATCTTGCGTTTGTTAATTATGGAAATGAAACAAGAAGAGCACCTCTCAGCAACACTATCCCTGACCTGACTGTTGATGTTACCAGATCAAACAACATTGTTTTGGGACATGCTCTGATTCGTATTGCTCCACCCAGCACCCTCTTCAAGCCATATGTTGAGTTGATCGCAGGTGGTTCGTACATGTACACCCAGACTTCACTTCTTGAAAGATTTTCCGGAAAAGAAACCATATCTGATCAGAATTTCAGCGACTGGGCTTTCAGCTACGGAGGTGGTGCCGGATTGATGTTCACAGTGTACGATCAAATGGGCACAAGAGTGATGGTTGATATAAAGGCGAGATACCTCATGGGTACAAAAGCTGAATACCTCACCGAGGGTGATGTCATAATAAACACCCAAAATGCAACAGTTTCATACAACACAAGAAAATCAAAAACTGATATCCTGCTCGCTCAGATCGGTGTAAACCTTTCGTTCAGCTCGATGTTCCTCTAA
- a CDS encoding PQQ-dependent sugar dehydrogenase, translating into MKRSIAAVAFVVLVFTVVLMVTPVQSQTLKNAFPNITIPNPVDLQSPMDETNRIFVVSQQGRIFVFPNRSDASNPKTFLDLTDRVLYGGEQGLLGLAFHPNFIKNGFFYVNYTASNPRRTIISRFQVSNVNGDSAVKASEYILMTYNQPFSNHNGGQVSFGPDGYLYIAAGDGGSSGDPQGNGQNKAALLGKILRIDVNGTSPGKNYAIPPDNPFAGNTQGWAEEVYAYGMRNPWRFSFDLATNKLWVADVGQNMWEEINIVEKGGNYGWKIMESFHCYSPSTSCDTTGLKLPIWEYAHNSTGGYSITGGFVYRGNKNPKLTGKYIYADYVSKRIWALKYTPGQPVQNEVLLNNSGLSIVSFGEDNFKNLYILDYSGKIYMFEPQVDAVDAIPQFTGGDFAALKQNYPNPFNPSTSISFSLAKESSVKLEVYDIFGSLIEEIKKGVYNAGEFVFGWEPNRLASGTYLIRMTASATDGKGIETQTIKALFMK; encoded by the coding sequence ATGAAGAGATCAATTGCAGCAGTGGCGTTTGTTGTGCTGGTGTTCACCGTGGTGTTGATGGTGACCCCTGTACAGTCGCAAACACTTAAAAATGCCTTCCCAAACATCACAATTCCCAATCCTGTTGACCTTCAGTCACCAATGGATGAGACGAACAGAATTTTTGTTGTCTCTCAGCAGGGGCGAATATTCGTCTTCCCGAACAGAAGTGATGCCTCGAATCCTAAAACTTTTCTCGATCTGACCGACCGTGTTCTTTACGGTGGTGAACAGGGGTTACTCGGACTTGCATTTCACCCCAACTTCATAAAAAACGGCTTCTTTTATGTCAATTATACCGCAAGCAATCCCCGAAGAACGATAATTTCCCGTTTTCAGGTTTCAAATGTGAATGGCGACTCCGCTGTAAAAGCATCAGAATATATTTTAATGACCTACAACCAGCCCTTTTCAAACCACAATGGCGGTCAGGTGAGTTTTGGTCCTGATGGTTATCTCTATATTGCTGCAGGAGATGGCGGCTCCTCGGGTGATCCTCAGGGAAACGGACAAAACAAGGCTGCACTTCTGGGAAAGATTTTAAGAATTGATGTGAACGGCACTTCCCCCGGAAAAAATTACGCAATCCCTCCCGATAATCCATTTGCAGGCAACACACAGGGATGGGCAGAGGAGGTTTACGCTTACGGAATGAGGAATCCCTGGCGGTTCAGTTTCGATCTTGCAACCAACAAACTCTGGGTTGCAGATGTGGGGCAAAACATGTGGGAAGAGATAAATATCGTAGAAAAAGGGGGTAACTATGGCTGGAAAATCATGGAGTCGTTCCATTGCTACAGTCCGTCGACAAGCTGTGACACCACAGGTTTAAAGCTCCCGATTTGGGAATATGCCCACAATTCCACAGGCGGATATTCGATCACGGGTGGCTTCGTTTACAGAGGGAACAAAAACCCGAAGCTTACTGGTAAGTATATCTATGCCGATTATGTCTCAAAAAGGATTTGGGCTCTGAAATATACTCCCGGACAGCCCGTTCAAAATGAAGTACTGCTTAATAATTCAGGACTTTCAATAGTCTCTTTTGGTGAAGACAACTTCAAAAACCTTTATATCCTCGATTATTCAGGCAAGATTTATATGTTCGAACCGCAGGTGGATGCTGTTGATGCAATTCCACAGTTTACAGGTGGAGATTTTGCAGCACTCAAACAGAATTACCCGAATCCTTTCAATCCCTCCACTTCAATATCATTCTCCCTTGCAAAAGAAAGCAGCGTAAAACTCGAAGTGTATGACATTTTCGGATCACTTATTGAAGAGATCAAAAAAGGGGTTTATAACGCCGGTGAATTTGTCTTCGGCTGGGAACCGAATCGACTCGCATCAGGTACCTACCTTATCAGAATGACCGCCTCCGCCACCGATGGCAAAGGAATAGAAACCCAAACCATCAAGGCACTGTTTATGAAATAA
- a CDS encoding TIGR01777 family oxidoreductase — protein sequence MAKRIVLTGATGLIGKHLCKKIYERGDVPVVITRDPVQARGMAYINEFVKWDYRDPKPVLSKLEGAAAFVNLAGASVAERWSEPYKMVILNSRVQTTDALIHAISLLEKKPEVLISSSATGFYGNTGDEEVDETSRKGEGFLSDVCDAWEKQALLAEQYRVKVSIVRTGVVLSPEGGALKKMIPAYRFMVGGPIGSGTQWMSWIHIDDIVNFYLHLIDNPQDGVFNGVSPTPITMDVFAFQLGKALKKPSLMKVPSFAVKLMFGEMSATILESQKVVPAYTEKTGFKFTFPEIDDALADLLK from the coding sequence ATGGCAAAACGAATTGTACTCACTGGTGCTACTGGCTTAATCGGCAAGCACCTTTGCAAAAAAATATACGAACGGGGCGATGTCCCTGTTGTGATAACGCGGGATCCAGTTCAAGCCCGCGGAATGGCTTATATAAATGAATTTGTGAAGTGGGACTACCGCGATCCCAAGCCCGTCCTCTCAAAACTTGAGGGAGCCGCAGCTTTTGTAAACCTTGCGGGAGCTTCAGTTGCTGAAAGATGGAGCGAGCCTTATAAAATGGTCATTCTCAACAGCCGTGTCCAAACCACCGATGCACTCATTCACGCCATCTCACTTTTGGAGAAAAAACCGGAAGTGCTGATTTCCTCCTCTGCAACAGGATTCTACGGAAATACAGGAGACGAAGAAGTGGATGAAACCTCCCGCAAAGGGGAAGGATTCCTCTCTGATGTGTGCGATGCCTGGGAAAAACAGGCACTCCTTGCGGAACAATACAGAGTGAAAGTTTCGATTGTGAGAACAGGTGTGGTACTTTCACCCGAAGGCGGTGCACTAAAAAAGATGATCCCTGCATATAGATTTATGGTGGGCGGTCCCATCGGTAGCGGCACCCAGTGGATGTCATGGATACACATCGACGACATAGTCAATTTTTATCTTCACCTGATCGACAATCCGCAGGATGGTGTGTTCAACGGCGTTTCCCCCACTCCCATAACGATGGATGTATTCGCATTTCAGTTGGGTAAGGCACTCAAGAAACCGTCGCTGATGAAAGTCCCTTCATTTGCGGTGAAACTCATGTTTGGTGAAATGTCGGCTACCATCCTCGAAAGCCAGAAGGTTGTCCCCGCATACACCGAAAAAACAGGGTTCAAGTTTACATTCCCCGAAATAGATGATGCTCTGGCAGATTTGTTGAAATAG
- a CDS encoding AGE family epimerase/isomerase has product MTNFGRRFASFFPAFILFTTASFSQYSPTSPYLNDPDRLIGYVDSCAKFWFNSYDATYGGFYTNVDRMGNVITSWGTNKKPLTQTRHAYAFSKAFMLTGNEVYLQKAQDALSFLYGKAWDNTNGGWYGDLTRQGSPVSSSSAKTAFDAHYALLGIASMYEATRDPLAESWFKKGYDLLENRYWDRGSAFGYFDQATANFSTLSGKSFNATVDALTTHLLLMSRLTGETKYITKVDSVVLNILNRLVPTMDSQQIGFAELYNNDWSINQSETMTIMGHVLKTAWVLGRAYRLDPKPEYITAARKLFNNVLLKGYDHIYGAPYKDYNRTTGQMLLWGIQDSAKAWWQVEQAITGGLELWDITKDDEYLKAADESISFFMNYFVDRTYGEVYENTMRRGGRVWGEHKGNGFKAAYHSVELGYLTYLYSKIYLAKQPFSLYYKFSPSITPRAMKVSPLLTSTGKLIISDVTLDGAPFASFNPSTLELYLSSNMGGKFKVTFQPQELSSIADQEQGFPSEMVLNQNYPNPFNPVTNISFELKNGSEVLIRVYDVMGNEVATPFAGYKSAGKHSIIFDASGLNSGVYFYTLKTGTGTQSRKMTLLK; this is encoded by the coding sequence ATGACGAATTTTGGACGACGGTTTGCCTCTTTCTTCCCGGCATTTATACTTTTTACGACAGCTTCATTTTCTCAATATTCACCAACCTCACCTTACCTGAATGATCCCGACAGGCTCATTGGATATGTTGACAGTTGTGCGAAATTCTGGTTTAACTCATACGATGCGACTTATGGCGGATTTTACACAAATGTGGACAGGATGGGGAATGTTATCACATCTTGGGGGACAAACAAGAAACCGCTGACGCAAACCCGTCACGCCTATGCTTTTTCAAAGGCTTTTATGCTTACTGGAAATGAAGTGTATCTGCAAAAAGCTCAGGACGCTCTCTCGTTTTTATACGGTAAGGCATGGGATAACACAAACGGCGGCTGGTATGGCGATCTGACACGGCAAGGCTCTCCAGTATCATCATCCTCCGCCAAAACGGCTTTTGACGCACATTACGCACTTTTGGGAATCGCTTCCATGTATGAGGCTACCCGCGATCCGCTTGCCGAGTCATGGTTCAAAAAGGGATACGACCTCCTCGAAAACAGGTACTGGGACAGAGGCTCTGCTTTCGGATATTTCGATCAGGCAACAGCGAATTTTTCCACCCTGTCAGGCAAAAGTTTTAACGCAACTGTGGATGCCCTGACTACACATCTCCTCTTGATGAGCAGACTGACGGGAGAAACAAAGTACATCACCAAAGTCGACTCGGTTGTTTTGAACATCCTCAACAGGCTTGTGCCTACGATGGACAGCCAGCAAATCGGGTTTGCAGAGTTGTATAATAATGACTGGAGCATAAACCAGTCTGAAACCATGACGATAATGGGACATGTTCTCAAAACTGCATGGGTGCTCGGAAGGGCGTACAGACTTGACCCCAAACCGGAGTATATAACAGCCGCAAGGAAGCTTTTTAATAATGTCCTGCTGAAAGGATATGATCACATTTACGGCGCACCCTACAAGGATTACAACAGAACAACAGGTCAGATGCTTCTTTGGGGGATTCAGGATTCCGCAAAGGCATGGTGGCAGGTTGAGCAGGCAATAACAGGTGGATTGGAACTTTGGGACATAACAAAAGATGATGAATACCTTAAAGCAGCTGATGAGAGTATAAGTTTCTTTATGAATTACTTTGTTGATCGCACCTATGGAGAAGTTTACGAGAATACAATGCGAAGGGGGGGCAGAGTATGGGGCGAGCATAAAGGAAACGGTTTCAAAGCGGCATATCATTCGGTTGAACTCGGTTACCTCACATATCTGTACTCAAAAATATATCTCGCAAAACAGCCATTCTCTCTCTATTACAAATTTTCTCCATCGATTACTCCGAGAGCAATGAAAGTATCACCACTTCTTACCTCAACAGGGAAGTTGATCATTTCGGATGTTACGCTTGATGGAGCTCCATTTGCTTCATTTAATCCAAGTACCCTCGAGCTGTATCTCTCTTCAAACATGGGTGGAAAATTCAAAGTGACCTTTCAGCCACAGGAACTTTCCTCAATCGCAGATCAGGAGCAGGGTTTCCCCTCGGAAATGGTGCTGAATCAGAACTATCCCAATCCCTTCAATCCCGTTACGAACATATCGTTTGAACTTAAAAACGGTTCTGAAGTGTTGATACGAGTATATGATGTGATGGGAAATGAAGTTGCGACTCCTTTCGCAGGTTACAAGTCCGCAGGGAAACACAGTATAATATTTGATGCCTCCGGACTGAATTCGGGAGTTTATTTCTACACACTTAAAACAGGTACAGGAACGCAAAGCCGGAAAATGACGCTCTTAAAATGA
- a CDS encoding HAD family hydrolase has product MKKYDLAVFDMDGTLFDSADTIYHAAIKTFDALGMKNVNFPRDRFETQIGAHFADIFVEFGIEVPDIEHYIDVYKGIYFDFIDDTKFYPGIPELLDSLKDSGVKLGLLTTKNQHQTERIADHFNLHQWFEVLMGRKPGIKIKPDPEPLELIISHFGAEKSGTVMIGDTEFDIGCGQNAGVDTIALGFGYRDEKSLLDLKPTYYAATVEELKGILFSK; this is encoded by the coding sequence ATGAAAAAATATGATCTCGCCGTCTTTGATATGGACGGAACTCTCTTCGATTCAGCCGATACAATTTATCATGCTGCGATAAAAACTTTCGATGCACTCGGCATGAAAAATGTCAATTTCCCGCGTGACAGGTTCGAAACACAGATCGGTGCCCATTTTGCAGATATCTTTGTCGAATTTGGAATTGAAGTCCCCGATATAGAGCATTATATCGATGTCTATAAAGGAATTTATTTCGATTTTATAGATGATACAAAATTTTATCCCGGTATTCCGGAACTTCTCGACTCCCTGAAGGATTCAGGAGTAAAGCTTGGACTTTTGACAACAAAAAATCAGCATCAGACTGAAAGAATAGCAGACCATTTCAATCTTCATCAGTGGTTTGAAGTGTTGATGGGACGGAAACCTGGAATAAAGATAAAGCCCGATCCGGAGCCGCTCGAACTGATTATCTCACATTTTGGAGCTGAAAAATCGGGTACCGTTATGATTGGTGACACGGAATTCGACATCGGATGTGGACAAAACGCAGGAGTGGACACCATTGCACTTGGATTCGGGTACAGGGATGAGAAATCATTACTGGATTTAAAGCCAACATACTATGCGGCCACGGTGGAGGAGCTGAAAGGGATATTGTTCTCTAAATAA
- a CDS encoding NAD(P)H-dependent oxidoreductase, with translation MKKILILFAHPALEKSRVNKKLVSIAKKTEGITFRDLYEIYPRFDIDVKREQKLLLEHDIIIFHHPFYWYSCPPLLKQWIDLVLEHGWAYGSKGNALAGKAGLNIITAGGREIAYTKEGLNKHTVWEFLAPFRQSFALCKMVPLPSFVIYGTHRLDKEGIERSAADYRKVLEMLRDEKLDEAQLQKIQYLNDLLTPEAEA, from the coding sequence ATGAAAAAAATCCTGATACTTTTTGCACACCCTGCACTTGAGAAGTCACGGGTGAATAAAAAACTCGTCTCAATTGCAAAGAAAACCGAAGGAATCACCTTTCGTGATCTTTATGAAATTTATCCCCGTTTCGATATTGATGTAAAAAGAGAGCAAAAGCTGTTGCTCGAACACGATATCATCATTTTCCACCATCCTTTTTACTGGTACAGTTGCCCGCCTCTGCTGAAACAGTGGATTGATCTCGTTCTTGAACACGGCTGGGCATACGGCTCGAAAGGTAATGCACTTGCGGGTAAAGCCGGACTGAATATCATCACAGCGGGTGGCAGAGAGATTGCATACACAAAAGAAGGTTTGAACAAGCACACCGTATGGGAGTTCCTCGCCCCGTTCAGACAGTCGTTTGCACTTTGCAAAATGGTGCCGCTCCCCTCTTTCGTAATTTACGGTACCCACCGCCTGGATAAAGAGGGAATTGAGAGAAGTGCTGCTGACTATCGCAAGGTTCTCGAAATGTTGCGGGATGAAAAATTAGATGAGGCACAACTACAAAAAATTCAATATTTAAACGATCTTCTAACACCTGAAGCGGAGGCATAA
- a CDS encoding monovalent cation:proton antiporter-2 (CPA2) family protein produces MHEGGFFYQAFLYLVTAVVTVPIAKRLGLGSVLGYLIGGIIIGPALLGLVGNEGQDIMHFAEFGVVMMLFVIGLELEPSLLWRLRASILGMGGLQIGLTALLAGGVAFAFGLSWQASLAIGFTLSLSSTAIVMQTLQEKGLIKSGAGQSSFSVLLFQDIAVIPILAIFPLLATTNTTAPVNAHPSFMETLPAWLQTLFVIGAVGVIVLAGKYLLNHVFRIVAKTAMREIFTAMVLLLVIGIALLMNFVGLSPALGAFVAGVVLANSEYRHELESDIDPFKGLLLGLFFISVGASINFGLITGQPVTILLLTFGLMLTKAAVVFAIGKIFRLGNGESSIFAVALAQVGEFAFVLFSFSSSLGILDSNTTGILTAVVAISMALTPFIFTLNEKVILPFLSRSTIKPERDEDKIEEKGNVIIAGFGRFGNTAGRFLRANGIFPTVIDNDSDRVETLRKLGIKVYYGEPTRHDLLHAAGAEDTKIIIIALDIPEKVLEMVHTVKKHFPHAKILARAYDRSDAYELMDAGVDKVYRETLDTSLRMGADTLKYLGYRAYQTERMSHIFFRHDEQNLKELAAHRKDRSEYLSAARQAIEELEEIIKEDFKDTDISRDAGWDSESLREEFGKS; encoded by the coding sequence ATGCACGAAGGAGGATTTTTCTATCAGGCGTTTCTTTACCTTGTAACTGCAGTTGTCACAGTGCCGATTGCAAAGAGGCTGGGGCTCGGATCGGTTCTCGGTTATCTCATCGGAGGAATTATTATCGGTCCCGCACTCCTCGGACTTGTTGGAAATGAGGGACAGGATATTATGCATTTCGCTGAATTCGGGGTTGTAATGATGCTTTTTGTGATCGGATTGGAGCTGGAACCGTCCCTTCTCTGGCGGCTTCGTGCTTCCATTCTCGGAATGGGTGGTCTCCAGATTGGCTTGACCGCACTCCTGGCGGGTGGTGTTGCGTTTGCCTTCGGACTGTCTTGGCAAGCATCACTTGCCATCGGATTTACTCTGTCTCTCTCCTCCACAGCAATAGTGATGCAGACACTTCAGGAAAAAGGACTCATTAAATCAGGGGCGGGCCAAAGCTCCTTTTCCGTGCTGCTTTTTCAGGACATCGCAGTCATCCCGATACTTGCGATATTTCCTCTTCTCGCCACCACAAACACAACAGCGCCTGTAAATGCACATCCTTCATTCATGGAAACACTTCCGGCATGGCTGCAGACGCTTTTTGTTATCGGCGCAGTAGGGGTGATAGTTCTCGCAGGGAAATATCTCTTGAATCATGTTTTCAGAATAGTCGCAAAAACCGCGATGCGTGAAATTTTTACGGCGATGGTCCTCCTTTTGGTCATCGGTATTGCGTTGTTGATGAACTTTGTGGGTTTAAGTCCCGCGCTTGGTGCATTTGTTGCGGGGGTCGTGCTTGCAAACAGCGAGTACAGGCACGAACTCGAGAGTGACATTGATCCTTTTAAGGGATTGCTGTTGGGGCTGTTTTTTATATCCGTGGGTGCGAGCATCAACTTCGGTTTGATCACAGGGCAGCCGGTTACAATTCTGCTCCTTACTTTCGGTTTGATGCTGACAAAAGCTGCGGTTGTTTTTGCGATCGGGAAGATTTTCCGTCTGGGAAATGGCGAAAGTTCAATATTTGCAGTCGCCCTTGCTCAGGTGGGAGAGTTCGCGTTTGTACTCTTCTCCTTCTCATCTTCACTTGGGATTCTTGACTCCAATACCACGGGAATTCTGACTGCTGTTGTGGCAATCAGCATGGCACTTACACCTTTTATCTTTACACTCAACGAAAAAGTTATTCTGCCGTTTCTCTCCCGCTCCACAATAAAACCCGAACGGGATGAGGATAAAATCGAGGAAAAAGGTAATGTGATAATCGCAGGGTTCGGCAGATTCGGTAATACCGCAGGAAGGTTCCTCAGGGCTAACGGTATTTTCCCGACCGTTATCGACAACGATTCGGATCGTGTGGAGACACTCCGAAAACTCGGAATCAAGGTGTATTACGGAGAACCCACCCGCCACGATCTCCTCCATGCAGCAGGGGCTGAAGACACGAAAATTATAATTATTGCACTCGATATCCCCGAAAAAGTGCTTGAAATGGTGCACACAGTTAAAAAACACTTTCCTCATGCAAAAATTCTCGCGAGGGCATACGACAGATCCGATGCCTACGAGTTGATGGATGCCGGAGTTGATAAAGTTTACCGGGAAACACTTGACACCTCATTAAGGATGGGTGCGGATACACTAAAATATCTCGGATACAGGGCGTATCAAACCGAAAGGATGAGCCACATCTTCTTCAGACACGATGAACAGAATCTGAAGGAACTGGCTGCCCACAGAAAGGACAGGTCGGAATATCTCTCCGCTGCGAGACAGGCTATCGAGGAACTGGAAGAAATAATAAAGGAAGATTTTAAAGATACAGATATCAGCAGGGATGCCGGTTGGGATTCCGAATCGCTCAGGGAGGAATTCGGAAAATCCTGA
- a CDS encoding zinc-ribbon domain-containing protein: MFCPNCGSTVSGGSSFCASCGASLNSSRPPYQSPNPHNGGQPSPYGTPYPQQRSNKSPGLALVLSLLIVGGGQFYNGQISKGFMYLGGAVILGMLSFSIGWFLVAIGSAIDAYQTAKTL, translated from the coding sequence ATGTTCTGTCCTAATTGTGGGTCAACAGTCTCCGGTGGCAGCAGCTTCTGTGCCAGTTGTGGTGCCTCGCTTAATTCATCACGACCTCCCTACCAATCACCTAATCCACACAACGGTGGACAACCATCACCTTACGGTACACCCTATCCCCAACAAAGATCAAATAAAAGTCCGGGACTTGCCCTTGTGCTTTCTCTTCTTATTGTGGGCGGAGGGCAGTTTTATAACGGACAGATAAGCAAAGGTTTCATGTACCTTGGCGGAGCCGTCATTCTTGGAATGCTTTCGTTTTCAATTGGCTGGTTTCTTGTTGCCATCGGTTCAGCCATTGATGCTTATCAGACTGCAAAAACGCTTTAG
- a CDS encoding DUF5685 family protein, with protein MIGIYRPLRSDLSREALDFVNAIHCTGCIAGKNYRGRLSTLFYPYETDLLLLLAYGLKKSKNAIANHSFGRAGCTMFPPLRRNLVQDQFNMNKVAAAFSTVMMFAVLDDKIRDENKNYLKHFRAKYLEALPESLDILGIKVDTPPDPRLLKHLNEKDASTFPDYLELFEPFVAGLWIAALNRLNTGMSQEFIAKLARNLSDIMLLVDMISDFESDRLNGQFNPLRDQNKLMEAEDQLNSTVSATSMMIRGVAEPYKEILINILSKGIYSILHKRRKKYDA; from the coding sequence ATGATCGGAATTTATCGTCCTCTGCGCTCTGATTTAAGTCGTGAAGCGCTCGATTTCGTAAATGCGATACACTGCACAGGTTGTATTGCCGGTAAAAATTACCGAGGCAGGTTATCAACACTTTTTTATCCATATGAAACCGATCTGCTGCTTTTGTTGGCATACGGATTAAAAAAGTCTAAAAATGCAATTGCAAATCATTCTTTTGGCAGGGCTGGTTGCACCATGTTCCCTCCACTCAGAAGGAATTTAGTTCAGGATCAATTTAACATGAACAAAGTTGCTGCTGCATTTTCGACAGTGATGATGTTTGCGGTTTTGGATGATAAAATCAGGGACGAGAACAAAAACTACCTCAAACACTTCAGAGCAAAATACCTTGAAGCACTTCCTGAATCTCTTGATATTCTTGGCATCAAGGTAGACACACCTCCTGATCCCCGTCTTCTGAAACACCTTAATGAGAAAGACGCCAGCACATTTCCTGATTATCTGGAACTTTTTGAGCCGTTTGTTGCAGGGCTTTGGATCGCTGCACTAAATCGACTTAACACAGGAATGTCTCAGGAGTTTATTGCAAAGCTTGCAAGAAATCTGAGTGATATAATGCTTCTGGTCGACATGATCAGCGATTTTGAAAGTGACAGACTGAATGGACAGTTTAATCCGCTTCGAGATCAAAACAAACTGATGGAGGCCGAAGATCAGTTGAATTCCACAGTTTCAGCGACTTCAATGATGATCAGAGGAGTTGCTGAACCGTACAAGGAAATATTAATTAACATCCTCTCAAAGGGGATTTATTCAATACTACATAAACGCCGGAAAAAATATGACGCGTGA